The following coding sequences are from one Musa acuminata AAA Group cultivar baxijiao chromosome BXJ1-6, Cavendish_Baxijiao_AAA, whole genome shotgun sequence window:
- the LOC103988155 gene encoding protein DETOXIFICATION 54 → MAEGRDREEAVEGGRGGGMGRLVTAELRELWTMAAPITALNCLVYLRAMVSVVCLGRLGPLELAGGALSIGFTNITGYSVLFGLASGLEPLCSQAYGSRNWELISLSLQRTILLLLLAAVPIAVLWVNLGPILVALGQDPAITAAAATYCLHSLPDLLTNALLQPLRVFLRSQGIARPMAACSAAAVLLHIPLNFLLVFVLRLGVPGVALAAVVTNLNMALFLLGYLRVSRACELSWRGWSRASLRGLSPVLRLALPSCIGVCLEWWWYEIMTVLAGYLPDPTSAVAATAVLIQTTSLMYTVPMALAACVSTRVGSELGAGRPKRAKMAALVALGCAVVIGVIHVAWTTLFREQWARLFTVDASVLRLAAAALPLVGLCELGNCPQTTGCGVLRGTARPATGARINLLSFYLVGAPVAVGLAFQLRIGFGGLWYGLLTAQVVCVVLVLAVVLLRTDWEVEALRAKKLTNLEVTVMSEDAKALIICDSDDEAVRSI, encoded by the exons ATGGCGGAGGGGAGGGATCGGGAAGAGGCGGTGGAGGGCGGACGCGGAGGAGGGATGGGCAGGCTGGTGACGGCGGAGTTACGGGAGTTGTGGACAATGGCGGCGCCGATCACCGCGTTGAACTGCCTGGTGTACCTACGGGCGATGGTGTCGGTGGTGTGTCTGGGGCGACTCGGCCCGCTGGAGCTCGCCGGCGGCGCGCTATCTATCGGGTTCACTAACATCACCGGCTACTCCGTGCTGTTCGGCCTCGCCTCCGGCCTCGAGCCGCTCTGCTCCCAGGCCTACGGCTCCCGCAACTGGGAACTCATCTCCCTTTCGCTCCAGCGCACcatcttgctgctgctgctcgcCGCCGTCCCCATCGCTGTCCTGTGGGTCAACCTCGGCCCCATCCTCGTCGCCCTGGGGCAGGACCCGGCCATCacggccgccgccgccacctactGCCTTCACTCCCTCCCGGACCTCCTCACCAACGCCCTCCTCCAGCCCCTCCGCGTCTTCCTCCGCTCCCAGGGCATCGCCCGCCCCATGGCCGCCTGCTCCGCCGCCGCCGTCCTCCTCCACATCCCTCTCAACTTCCTCCTCGTCTTCGTCCTCCGCCTCGGCGTTCCCGGCGTGGCTCTCGCCGCCGTCGTCACCAACCTCAACATGGCCCTCTTCCTGCTCGGCTACCTCCGCGTGTCGCGCGCCTGCGAACTCTCCTGGCGGGGATGGTCCAGGGCGTCCCTCCGCGGGCTCTCCCCGGTGCTCCGCCTGGCGCTCCCCAGCTGCATCGGCGTCTGTCTCGAGTGGTGGTGGTACGAGATCATGACCGTACTAGCCGGCTACCTCCCCGACCCGACCTCCGCCGTCGCCGCCACGGCCGTCCTCATCCAGACCACCAGCCTCATGTACACCGTCCCCATGGCTCTCGCCGCCTGCGTCTCCACAAGG GTGGGCAGTGAGCTCGGCGCCGGGAGGCCGAAGCGGGCAAAGATGGCGGCGCTGGTGGCGCTCGGCTGCGCAGTCGTGATCGGCGTCATCCACGTCGCGTGGACCACGCTCTTCCGGGAGCAGTGGGCGAGGCTGTTTACGGTGGACGCGTCGGTGCTGCGGCTGGCGGCGGCCGCGCTTCCGCTCGTGGGACTGTGCGAGCTCGGCAACTGCCCCCAGACCACCGGGTGCGGCGTGCTGCGCGGGACGGCGCGACCGGCCACCGGGGCGCGGATCAACCTCCTCTCCTTCTACCTGGTGGGCGCCCCGGTGGCGGTCGGGCTGGCGTTCCAGCTCCGCATCGGCTTCGGCGGGCTCTGGTACGGCCTCCTGACGGCGCAGGTGGTGTGCGTCGTCCTGGTGCTGGCCGTGGTGCTTCTGCGCACCGACTGGGAGGTGGAGGCACTGCGGGCCAAGAAGCTGACCAACTTGGAAGTGACAGTGATGTCCGAGGACGCCAAGGC